GAATTAGCAAATTGAGGCGCGATGTCTTGAGTCAACGCCGCCGAACAGCAGAGAATCTGAGAATCGGCAGTAGACATAGTAGCAGCAAAGACTCCGGCTAGCATCAGTCCGACAAAGCCTGCGGGTAGCAATTCTTCTGCTAAATACGGCAATGCCAACTCAGGATCGCCACCTGATATCAAGTCGGGTAACAACACCCGTGCTGCTAAGCCGATGGTAATGGAAGAAAAAGATGTGGTTAAACTCGCAATAGTTTTGATATTCAGCGCCCTATTGACATTATCGGGCGAGTCAATTGCCATTGCTCGGACTAAAATATGCGGTTGACCGACTACACCAAATCCAGCCACAATCCAACCAATAAAAAAGGGCAAAAAGCCCAACGGTAGATTAGATGGACTCAAATTAATTAGCTTTGCATCAATCGCGCCCAATCTTGTCCAAAGTTGCCCAAATCCACCACAGTCGGTAATTGCTACGGATAGTAGGAGCAGCAACGAACCAATCATAATTATCCCTTGGACTGCATCCGTCCAAATCTCCGCTCGCACACCTCCAGAAAAACAGTAGATAACAACTATTACTGCTCCGAGGATAATTCCTAGACGATAATCCCAGCCGAAGACGACATTCAGTGCTTTGCTACCTGCTACGAGTTGCGATGCTGCATACGCACCGAGAAAAGCCACAATAATTATGCCTGAGACAATCGAGATCCAACGAGCGCCAGAAGTATTTTGCGCTAAGAAATCAGAAACAGTATCCGATGCTGTTTCTTCGGATCTTTTTCTTAAACGTTTGAAAAATAAAAACCAAGCGAGATAGTCTCCTATTGCCCAACCAATAACTAACCAAATAGCAGAAATTCCGGCTGTGTAGGCAAAGCCAACTTGACCGAGAAATAATAAACCACTCTGACCCGTTGACATGGCGGAAAGCGCCGTCAGCCAAGGACTTACCCCGCGACTAGCGAGGATGTAGTCAGCAGTTGTATTTTTCTTATGAGTTGATGAGTAGATGCCAACGCCAATAATCAGAGCTAGAAAAACAATGAAAGCAGCTGCAATAAATATGCGATCGCTCATAGATTTATCAGTTATCAGTTATCAGTTATCAGTGTAGAGACGTTAGATGTAACGTCTCTACAAAGTTATCAGTGGTTGCTGATGCAGATGACTTTACTTTTTGTTACATCTTAAGACATCCTGCTTCTGAGTGAAAGTGAAAATCAACTGCTGATTTGGTTAGAAGGTGAATGGCGATCGCAATTTATATTTGATTTATGAGAACAAATTACTATTTTTTGATGATTCAATCTTAATATTTTATTTTTGTCTTATAGCAATTCTCAACTGCGTGCGTGACATTTGTAGGGGCGCATAGCTGTGCGCCCCTACAGATTGCGTGTTTTACCTAAATCAAAACCGCTATTAGTAGAATAGGCAATGCTCGCCTACATTTGAATTCTCACTTCACTCGATGAGCCTAATTTTTTATACCATAAGATAGATGCATTTTTCTCCAAACTAGTAGAAGAAGACTTCTAACTTCTGACTTCACTTTATTGGTTTAGCATGTATGAAGAGCGAACTTAGAAACTCACAAATACAAATTCGCAAGAGGTGCGATCGATGGGTTTAGGTATTCTAGCTGACGGTAAATGGATTTCCGAACGGGAACAAGAAGATAACCAAGGGAAATTTATCCGCCCTTCTACTACCTTTCGCAATAAAATTACTGCTGATGGTTCGAGTGGTTTTAAAGCAGAAGCAGGACGCTATCACTTATATATTTCTTGGGCTTGCCCTTGGGCACATCGAACGGCAATTATGCGTCGTCTGAAGGGACTAGAAGATGCAATTGGATTATCTGTAGTAGCAGCAGAGATCGACCAAAATAGTTGGGAGTTTAGTAGTGAACCTGGAGCGATTCCCGATACTGTTAACGGGACGCAATATCTTTGGCAACTTTATCTAAAAGCCGAACCAAATTATAGCGGACGGGTAACAGTTCCCGTGTTATGGGATAAGCAAACTCAGTCAATTGTGAATAATGAATCTCGCGAAATTATTCGCATGTTTGACACTGAGTTTAACGATATTGCGAGTAAGAATGTCAACTTCTACCCCAAAGATTTGCAGGCACAAATAGACAAAACTATCGATGAGATTTACCAGCCAATTAATAATGGTGTCTACCGAGCCGGATTTGCCACTCAACAAGTGGCTTATGAGGAGGCTGTAACGGAGTTATTTGAGGCTTTAGACCGTTGGGAAAATGTTTTAGCTAAACAACGTTATTTATGTGGTAATTGCATTACAGAAGCCGATTGGTGTATGTTTACAACCTTACTGCGTTTTGATGCTGTTTATTACGTCCATTTCAAATGCAACTTACGCCGGATTGTAGATTATCCTAACTTGTGGAACTACTTAAAAGACTTGTACCAACAACCAGGAGTGAAAGAAACTTGCAACTTGGATCATATTAAAAGACATTACTATCGGAGTCATCCCAAAGTTAATCCTACTCGCATCGTCCCTAAAGGACCAATAATTGATTTTGAGGCTCCCCACAACCGTAATGAAATAGGTGTTGCAGTTGCAGTTTAAAAAGTAGGGTGGGCATTGCCCACCCTACTTTAACCTTTGACGCAAACAACTTGCTTCAATGTTGCTATAATTTCGACCAGATCTGACTGATTATTCATTACCTCGTCTATCGGCTTATATGCCCCAGGAATCTCATCTAAGACACCCGTGTCTTTGCGGCATTCTACGCCCTTCGTTTGCTCGATCAAATCGTCAAGTGTATAGACATTTTTTGCCTTATTACGAGACATCAAACGCCCCGCACCGTGACTGCAAGAACAATAACTTTCAGCATGACCTTTACCTCTGACAATAAATGATTTCGCACCCATTGAACCAGGGATAATCCCATAATCTTCAGTCTGCGCCCTTACCGCACCCTTACGAGTCACGTAAACATCTTCGCCAAAATGCACTTCCTTTTCGGCATAGTTGTGATGGCAATTGACTTCTAATAGAGGCTTGAATGGCTTACCACCAGCTACATGTTTTTCTACAACTCGCTTAAAGCGTGCCATCATTACGTCACGATTGACACGGGCATAGTTTTGCGCCCACTGCAAGTCTCGCCAATAAGCAGCAAACTCTGACGTACCGGAAACAAAATAAGCCAAGTCAGGATCGGGCAAGCGATCGCCTGCTAATTTTGCTAGTTCTTTAGCAGTATTAATATGGCACTGTGCCAACTTGTTACCGATATTTCGGGAACCAGAATGCAACATCAACCAAACTCGATCTTCCGTATCGAGACAAACTTCTAAGAAGTGGTTGCCACCGCCAAGAGAACCCATTTGTTTCATGGCTTTTCCTTGCAAGTCTTGCACCCCGCGATGTAGATCTTTAAAATCATGCCAATGTTGCCAGTTAGTAATAGATTTTTCTACATCTTTATTTTCGTTAAAACCAACTGGAATTGATGCTTCAATATCCAAACGGATTTTTTTCAACTTGCCTTCTAATTGTTCGGCATGATATGGAGTTTGAATGGCAGCCATGCCACAACCAATATCTACTCCCACAGCCGCAGGCAAAATTGCATCTTTAGTTGCTACAACCGAGCCGACTAAAGCACCTTTACCTAAGTGGACATCGGGCATCAATGCGACATGTTTAAATACAAATGGTAGCGATGCCACGTTTTTCGCCATCTGGGTTTCTTCATGTCCTAAAGCATGATTTGCCCAAGAAAGTACGGGTGCTGGTGTATTAATTTCTAGTTTTTCGTATGGCATATTTTTAGTTAAAAATTAAGGAAAAATGACCGATACATGATCCAGGGCGCACGACTGTGCGCCCCTACAGAAACATGATCCAGGGCGCACGGCTGCCCCTACAGAAACATGACCCAGGGCGCACGGCTGTGCGCCCCTACAGAAACATGACCCAGGGCACACGACTGTGCGCCCCTACAGAAACATGACCCAGGGCGCACGACTGTGCGCCCCTAGAGAATACTTGGGTTTTTGATTCCCAGATTGACTATCTCTACAGGGGAGAATACTAACTTAGCTTATGCAAGTTCATTTTACATAATACATTGTGCTACAAAAAAATACAACAAGAGAACTCCTCCGAATATGGGTGTAAGGGCGGGTTTATTAAACCGCTTCGTTTAGCAGAGATTTTAGGTGAAACCCGCCCCTACATCGATCGCTGCTCCCTGCTCCCCGTTCCTACTAGCCATCGATGTACAATTACCATCACTAGGGCTAGAGGCATCATTAAAACAGGAATAATTTCCAAACTAGTACGGGAGGCGATCCAACCGACTGCACTGGGCAAACTGGCTGCACCTAAACTAGCGACACTCGACACGAAACCGATCGCGGCTGGTATTAATGCAGGAGATATCCTCTGTGGTAATAAGGCAATTGTTGCCGGATAGATTGCCGCAAACCCGAAACCAATCAGCGGTAAGCTCAAATACAGGTTTGGTACTAGCCACCAAGCTAGTAAACCAATACTCAGCACCACTAGAGAAATATCCAACGTGCGGACTGCACCGAGTCGTCGCATGAAATATCCCAAACTCAAACGCCCAATTGTCAGTCCCAGCCAGTAAGCGCTAATGCTGTATCCAGCAACGATTGGCGGGATCCCGCGACTGAGATTTTGCACCGAGTAAGCCCAGTTACCCACACAAACCTCTGCACCCACATAAACCATCAATAGCAAACCCGTTAGCAGGACAGCAGGTGTCTGTAAAGCAACGCGGAGATTAGCCTTAGCACTCGTCCCAGAAGCATTGATTTTCTGCGTCATCGGTCGATAATTTTGGACGATCGCTATAGCCACCGCCACCACCAACAGCCCTACCACTCCTGCAAATACCAAATAGATCGATCGCCAATTCAACCCAAAAGCTAGTAGCGAAGTGGCGATCGTGGGACCTAACAATGCACCAACACCATAAAAAGCGTGCAACATTCCCACGAGATGGTTAGTCCGTTGGTTATCCACAATAAATGTATTAATTCCAGCATCAATCAGGGCAATTCCCAGCCCCAAAAGCACGCCAGCCGCCACCATCACCCACCAAAACGGATTCAGCGCATAGATTATCAGCGCCCCCATCAGCAACATTGCCGCTACTAACAGCATCCGTGCCAACCCCAAACGGCTGCTAATCAGACTACTAGAGAACGCTGCCACAACATAACCACCCGTCTGACTGATAAACAGCAGCGTTACAGTTGCCGGATTTAAATTATATGCAGCCAAAATCGAAGGCAACAAAACCCCCAATCCCGCCTCTGCTACTGCGATCGCCACAAAAGCATAAAACGCGATCGCTACCCCAAACCAAACCGCCTCTTTCCCAAAATGCGATCGCTTCACATTTTTGCCTAACACCCGCTTATCACCCATATCTCCCCTGCATTTATTTGGCTTGGGTACGGGCGGGTTTTCACCAAAGATTCACTGTTTCAGTGGTCGATCTATTCGCTAAACCCGCCCCTACAACTTCTGACTTCCTCACGCTTCTGCTAACAACACCCTTAACCCAACCCGATCGCCATCCATCACCTGTTGCTCGATCGCCATCCCTACCAAAGCAGGTACGATCGCATCCGCCTCAATTAAATCTGCTGGCTGATAAGTCGTCGCCACCGCCACCACACTCATTCCCGCTGCCCGTGCCGCTTTGACACCAGCCACAGCATCCTCCACTACCAGACAGCGTTCTGGTGGGACACCCAACCTTGATGCTGCTTTGAGATATCCTTCAGGATCGGGCTTACCACGGCTAATATCATCTGCCGTAATCATGACTTTGGGAACAGATAAACCAACATGACGCAAACGGTTGGTTGCGATCGCCTGCGTCCCTGACGTGACAATTGCCCATTGCCGATCTGGTAATGAATTCAGTAAATTTGCTACTCCTTCCACTTCCACCACACCAGCTAAATCCTCCGCCTCCCGTTGCAGAAACGCCCTACCTTCTTCCTCTGCGATTAAGTGCGGCGCAACTTCGCGAATTGTCTCTGTCGCCGGACGACCGTGAGAGATTTTCAAAATTGCCTCTGCATCTAAACCGTGCTGCTGCGCCCACCTACGCCAATGTCCTTCTACAGCTACATTTGAATTGACCAATACACCGTCGAGATCGAATAGGACTGCCTCACAGTCGAAGCTTTTCATATCTTTTTCTCCAGCAGAGATGTGACATGGAACGTCTCTACACACATAACGTCTCTATAATGCTAATTTGTTTGTTAGAAAAACAAACTTACTAAAGATTAGAAAAATGACCGCAGATCGACATTCACCATCGATCGCCACCAATACAACACTGTTAAAACAAATCAACTATGCCCGCATTTTGGAACTTCTTAGATGTCGTGCGCCAAAGACTCGGGCTGAAATTGCCCGTTCCACAGGACTGACGCGATCGACTGTTACCGTAATTACAGCCGAATTAATCTCGCAGGGCTTAATTCGAGAAAGCGGTGAAATTATCGCGCCTCCTGGAGGGGGAAGACCAGGAGTCGGACTGAGTTTAAATCCCGATGGGGCATTTTTTATTGGTGCGGCGATCGAGTACGAACAGCTAACGGTAGTGCAGTTGAATTTAGCTGCCCAAGTTGTCAACCGCATTCAAGCACCACTAATAGGTAGTCGAGAACCAGAAATTGTCCTCAGCCAACTCGGACAATTAATTGGGCAAGTGCAGCAGTCCGATCCGACCAAACAAGAGCGATCGCGAGGAATTGGGCTAGCCATCCAAGCAACCATGAACTTAGCAGGTGTGGTCATCTATTCGCCATTTTTACAGTGGGTAGGTGTCGATCTGCGCCGCTACCTTCAGCCTCACATTCAATTGCCTTTATTTGTAGATAATGATGCGAACGCCGCCGCTTTAGCAGAGGTGTATCTAGGTAGTGCCATGCACTGTCATAGCTTGCTCTATCTATTAATTAATAAAGGAATTGGGGCGGGAATCGTGTTAAACAATCGCATCTTTCGCGGCGCTTACGGCACTGCGGGAGAAGTCGGGGCAATTTTACCAATGCCAACTGGCTGCGGAGATTTAGGCACATTTGTCGGTAGAGAGGCGTTGCTGCAAAACTATCGCCAGCGGGGAGGACAAGCAGGAGAAATTGGCGATTTGGTCGTACATTTCCGCCAAGACGAACCCCTCGCCCGCGCGGTTGTGTCTGA
This window of the Chroococcidiopsis thermalis PCC 7203 genome carries:
- a CDS encoding HAD family hydrolase, with amino-acid sequence MKSFDCEAVLFDLDGVLVNSNVAVEGHWRRWAQQHGLDAEAILKISHGRPATETIREVAPHLIAEEEGRAFLQREAEDLAGVVEVEGVANLLNSLPDRQWAIVTSGTQAIATNRLRHVGLSVPKVMITADDISRGKPDPEGYLKAASRLGVPPERCLVVEDAVAGVKAARAAGMSVVAVATTYQPADLIEADAIVPALVGMAIEQQVMDGDRVGLRVLLAEA
- a CDS encoding MFS transporter, with amino-acid sequence MGDKRVLGKNVKRSHFGKEAVWFGVAIAFYAFVAIAVAEAGLGVLLPSILAAYNLNPATVTLLFISQTGGYVVAAFSSSLISSRLGLARMLLVAAMLLMGALIIYALNPFWWVMVAAGVLLGLGIALIDAGINTFIVDNQRTNHLVGMLHAFYGVGALLGPTIATSLLAFGLNWRSIYLVFAGVVGLLVVAVAIAIVQNYRPMTQKINASGTSAKANLRVALQTPAVLLTGLLLMVYVGAEVCVGNWAYSVQNLSRGIPPIVAGYSISAYWLGLTIGRLSLGYFMRRLGAVRTLDISLVVLSIGLLAWWLVPNLYLSLPLIGFGFAAIYPATIALLPQRISPALIPAAIGFVSSVASLGAASLPSAVGWIASRTSLEIIPVLMMPLALVMVIVHRWLVGTGSREQRSM
- a CDS encoding glutathione S-transferase family protein; this translates as MGLGILADGKWISEREQEDNQGKFIRPSTTFRNKITADGSSGFKAEAGRYHLYISWACPWAHRTAIMRRLKGLEDAIGLSVVAAEIDQNSWEFSSEPGAIPDTVNGTQYLWQLYLKAEPNYSGRVTVPVLWDKQTQSIVNNESREIIRMFDTEFNDIASKNVNFYPKDLQAQIDKTIDEIYQPINNGVYRAGFATQQVAYEEAVTELFEALDRWENVLAKQRYLCGNCITEADWCMFTTLLRFDAVYYVHFKCNLRRIVDYPNLWNYLKDLYQQPGVKETCNLDHIKRHYYRSHPKVNPTRIVPKGPIIDFEAPHNRNEIGVAVAV
- a CDS encoding RtcB family protein; translation: MPYEKLEINTPAPVLSWANHALGHEETQMAKNVASLPFVFKHVALMPDVHLGKGALVGSVVATKDAILPAAVGVDIGCGMAAIQTPYHAEQLEGKLKKIRLDIEASIPVGFNENKDVEKSITNWQHWHDFKDLHRGVQDLQGKAMKQMGSLGGGNHFLEVCLDTEDRVWLMLHSGSRNIGNKLAQCHINTAKELAKLAGDRLPDPDLAYFVSGTSEFAAYWRDLQWAQNYARVNRDVMMARFKRVVEKHVAGGKPFKPLLEVNCHHNYAEKEVHFGEDVYVTRKGAVRAQTEDYGIIPGSMGAKSFIVRGKGHAESYCSCSHGAGRLMSRNKAKNVYTLDDLIEQTKGVECRKDTGVLDEIPGAYKPIDEVMNNQSDLVEIIATLKQVVCVKG
- a CDS encoding ROK family transcriptional regulator gives rise to the protein MTADRHSPSIATNTTLLKQINYARILELLRCRAPKTRAEIARSTGLTRSTVTVITAELISQGLIRESGEIIAPPGGGRPGVGLSLNPDGAFFIGAAIEYEQLTVVQLNLAAQVVNRIQAPLIGSREPEIVLSQLGQLIGQVQQSDPTKQERSRGIGLAIQATMNLAGVVIYSPFLQWVGVDLRRYLQPHIQLPLFVDNDANAAALAEVYLGSAMHCHSLLYLLINKGIGAGIVLNNRIFRGAYGTAGEVGAILPMPTGCGDLGTFVGREALLQNYRQRGGQAGEIGDLVVHFRQDEPLARAVVSEWVQILGWGLINLANILNPERIAIGGPLAVLVPHVKEELDSMLRDCVPGNGGGGFFSDPKARFDVSVFGEDAAAIGGAVLAYQSLFQVPDLVLLAG
- a CDS encoding sodium/proline symporter; protein product: MSDRIFIAAAFIVFLALIIGVGIYSSTHKKNTTADYILASRGVSPWLTALSAMSTGQSGLLFLGQVGFAYTAGISAIWLVIGWAIGDYLAWFLFFKRLRKRSEETASDTVSDFLAQNTSGARWISIVSGIIIVAFLGAYAASQLVAGSKALNVVFGWDYRLGIILGAVIVVIYCFSGGVRAEIWTDAVQGIIMIGSLLLLLSVAITDCGGFGQLWTRLGAIDAKLINLSPSNLPLGFLPFFIGWIVAGFGVVGQPHILVRAMAIDSPDNVNRALNIKTIASLTTSFSSITIGLAARVLLPDLISGGDPELALPYLAEELLPAGFVGLMLAGVFAATMSTADSQILCCSAALTQDIAPQFANSYRIVKLGTLTVTAIVLSIALVGDDNVFLLITFSWSALASGLGPLLLLRVGQLPVSTPVALLMMAVGIITAISWNLVFKLSSVVYEVLPGMIAGSLVYVTARLLASKSRSNQHR